GATTTCTCGCAGACCACTCGCCTCGACGGCTGGGATGCCAACGCCAAGGTACGCTTTTATTTCGGCTACGATTCGAAGCAAAACCTCGAAGCAATCGCGGAAAAACTGCCGGAAGCGGCTTGGCACAAGCTCGAGCTGTCCCGCGCAATACTCGGCGAAAGCGAAGTTGCGACACCGACGGGAAAACACCAAGGAGCGGATCGTCCAAGAGCGGGAATTCGTAAATGTGAAGTTGATCTCCGAAGCGGTGGCCGAGTTCGAGTACCAACCGACCGCTTGCCGAAGGGCGTATCGCCTGGTGGTGATTCGCAAGAATCTTTCCGTGGAAAAAGGCGAATCCGTTCTGTATCCGGACGAACGCTATTTCTTCTACATCACCAACGACCGGGAGTGCACGGCCGCCGAAGTCGTCTACGAAGCCAACGATCGCTGCAATCAGGAAAATCTGATAGCGCAGCTCAAGGGCGGTTGCCGGGCCTTGCACGCGCCGCTGCACGATCTGGAAAGCAATTGGGCGTACATGGTGATGGCCTCCCTGGCCTGGAACTTGAAAGCCTGGTGGGCCTTGACGTTGCCGGAAACTCCTGGTCGCTGGCGGGAAAAGCATCGGGACCAGAAGCAGTCGGTTTTGAAAATGGAATTCAAAACCTTCCTCAATGCTTTCATGCTTCTGCCTTGTCAGATCGTCCGGAAGGCCGGCCGCATCGTCTATCGATTGCTCGGCTGGAACCCGCACTTGCCAATCTTCTTCCGACTACTGAAAGCACTGAGGTGCTGATCGTTCGACCGACTGAAGTCGGGATCCGGATGTCCCGATCCGATAAAACGCCGAGAGCTATTCGCGGAAAGGAAGAATGTTTGAAAAATAGAAGTATGCGTTCGGCCGAGCGAAAAGCTCCGGCGTGGGGGACTCATCGAACTATCTCGCTAAAACTCCCCACGGAATTGGCATCAAAAACTTCGCTTGTTTGAGGACTAGTAGGATGGTTGTAGTCTGTAATCCCAGTTCAAGCCAGTTGAATTTGTTCATGGGAGGAGCTTATATGATTGTTTGTAGATTATCTCAGAATCTATAATAAGCATTAGATTTCGTAGCACTCAAAATTTACCATGGGTGTAATCGTGATTAATAAAAATAAACGCCAGTCTCAAAAAATTATCTATTCAGATTTCGAATCGCGTTCAGATCTTCTTCGGCAGGAAGAATATTAGCGGCGCGCTCTTTAGGCAGCTTTCGTCGAGTAATGTCGTACCAGACTTCCTCTGGTCCGCAGCCTTCTAAATCCAGTAAATCGAGAACCCCAACGAATTCGAAGTACACCATTCCGCCGACGGAATTTTTGTAACTATGTTCTTCCTTCTTTCCGTACTTCTTAGCGTACACAAGAGCCGCTCGAGCTGATTTTGCAGTAAAAACAATAATGCGCTCCTCACAAAGCCGAATAATTTCGGAATCGCCCGAACCTTCTACTCTGTATTGGAAAAGAAATTTCGCCGAGAATCGCAATACGTTTTTCATTAACCATGAATCTCCCGCATA
The genomic region above belongs to Telmatocola sphagniphila and contains:
- a CDS encoding DUF4288 domain-containing protein, which encodes MRKYAGDSWLMKNVLRFSAKFLFQYRVEGSGDSEIIRLCEERIIVFTAKSARAALVYAKKYGKKEEHSYKNSVGGMVYFEFVGVLDLLDLEGCGPEEVWYDITRRKLPKERAANILPAEEDLNAIRNLNR